One Vigna unguiculata cultivar IT97K-499-35 chromosome 7, ASM411807v1, whole genome shotgun sequence genomic region harbors:
- the LOC114190899 gene encoding glucomannan 4-beta-mannosyltransferase 9-like encodes MDRLSSAATFENLHYDGSASQMGLIWQQTRAPLVVPLLKLLVALCLAMSIMLFVERVYMGVVIIFVKLFRYKPDNKYKWEPLRDDLEIGNSAYPMVLVQIPMYNEKEVYQLSIGAACGISWPSDRIIIQVLDDSTDPIIKKMVEVECQRWASKGINIKYEIRQNRNGYKAGALKEGMKHSYVNLCDYVAIFDADFQPEPNFLRRTIPFLAHNPEVALVQARWKFVNADECLMTRMQEMSLDYHFLVEQEVGSSTYAFFGFNGTAGVWRISALNEAGGWKDRTTVEDMDLAVRAGLKGGKFVYLSDLKVKSELPSTFKAFRYQQHRWSCGPANLFKKMAMEIMRNKKVSTWKKFYVIYSFFFVRKIVAHVVTFVFYCVVMPATVLVPEVEVPKWGAVYIPSIITLLNAVGTPRSIHLLVFWILFENVMSMHRTKATLTGLLEAGRVNEWVVTEKLGDALKTKSGGKAARKPRIKISERLHFLELLVGAYLFFCGCYDLTYGRNHYFIYLFLQSIAFFVVGVGYVGTFVPNS; translated from the exons ATGGATCGGCTTTCATCAGCAGCTACGTTTGAAAACCTGCATTATGATGGCAGTGCAAGCCAAATGGGTTTGATTTGGCAGCAAACCAGAGCACCCCTTGTGGTTCCATTGCTGAAATTGCTTGTGGCTTTGTGCCTAGCCATGTCAATTATGTTGTTTGTGGAGAGAGTTTATATGGGTGTAGTCATAATCTTTGTGAAGTTGTTTAGGTACAAACCAGATAACAAGTATAAATGGGAACCTCTCAGAGATGACCTTGAGATTGGAAACTCTGCATACCCAATGGTCTTGGTACAAATTCCTATGTACAATGAGAAAGAG GTGTATCAGTTATCAATTGGAGCTGCATGTGGGATATCATGGCCGTCTGATAGGATTATAATTCAAGTTCTTGATGATTCCACTGACCCAATCATTAAG AAAATGGTGGAAGTGGAATGCCAGAGATGGGCCAGCAAAGGCATAAACATAAAGTATGAGATCAGACAGAACAGAAATGGATACAAAGCTGGAGCTCTTAAAGAAGGCATGAAGCATAGCTATGTGAACTTGTGTGATTATGTGGCCATCTTTGATGCTGATTTCCAACCTGAGCCTAACTTCCTTCGCCGCACAATACCATTTCTGGCTCACAACCCAGAAGTTGCACTAGTCCAAGCTCGATGGAAATTTG TTAATGCTGATGAATGCTTAATGACAAGAATGCAAGAGATGTCACTGGACTATCATTTCCTTGTGGAGCAGGAAGTTGGGTCCTCAACCTATGCCTTCTTTGGTTTCAATG GCACTGCTGGTGTGTGGAGAATTTCAGCATTAAATGAAGCTGGTGGATGGAAGGACCGCACAACAGTGGAGGATATGGATCTGGCTGTCCGAGCTGGCCTCAAAGGAGGGAAATTTGTGTATCTTAGCGATCTTAAG GTGAAAAGTGAACTGCCAAGTACCTTCAAAGCCTTTCGTTATCAGCAGCATCGGTGGTCATGTGGCCCAGCTAATCTTTTCAAGAAAATGGCAATGGAAATCATGAGAAACAAG AAAGTCTCCACTTGGAAGAAGTTTTATGTGATTTATAGTTTCTTCTTTGTCCGGAAAATCGTAGCTCATGTGGTCACATTTGTATTCTACTGTGTGGTTATGCCAGCCACTGTTCTAGTTCCAGAAGTGGAAGTTCCTAAGTGGGGTGCTGTGTATATACCTTCTATCATCACACTCCTCAATGCAGTTGGAACTCCAAG GTCAATCCACTTACTCGTATTCTGGATACTCTTTGAAAATGTTATGTCAATGCATAGGACCAAGGCAACACTCACAGGTTTGCTAGAGGCAGGGAGAGTAAATGAATGGGTAGTTACTGAGAAATTGGGAGATGCCCTTAAGACAAAGTCAGGTGGCAAAGCAGCAAGGAAGCCTCGTATCAAGATTAGTGAAAG GCTTCATTTCTTGGAACTTCTAGTGGGGGCTTACCTCTTTTTCTGTGGATGCTATGACCTTACCTATGGGAGGAACCACTACTTCATATATCTTTTCCTGCAATCTATTGCCTTCTTTGTTGTAGGGGTTGGCTATGTTGGCACCTTTGTTCCTAATTCATAA